The proteins below come from a single Gemmatimonadota bacterium genomic window:
- a CDS encoding aminotransferase class III-fold pyridoxal phosphate-dependent enzyme: MSSGEARARVDPARLKELLAGEYGLEGRLEDLPGDRDRNYLLSTSEERFVVKVSSPLDPLPILEFEAGMIRLLSEQTEGLVPGITPAAVGELLVPWEDGETFVRVVRHREGVILAKVAPRPRELLADVGRRVAQLVSALGAVPDHPPARFDFDWALGNAGLVMDRALPLLAGEKRALLDRVRDAFDRMAPRFLSLGSQMIHGDLNDHNILVSQGRAGLAVSGIIDLGDAHSAPRVFDLGIAVAYSIFDTDDPLAAAVALVEGFHREQPLLEAELDVVMALARARLGQSVAMAKLRREKGEVDEYHLVSESSAWKMIAYLDKVEDVVATGMLRAACGLEPVPAGAPLRSWLKRKAPRPVVGIGDWSEVGVLDLSVGSWLVDSRETDDARAFSHKLERRLREKGWKYAIGRYLEPRAFYATEAFRGREGDPRERRTVHLGLDIFAPAGTSIHAPLDSTVACIRDNSARLDYGPTVVLEHEGPHGPFWTLYGHLDAAALHLEPGAVLRTGDEFAALGAPPENGDWPPHLHMQVIADRLGCEGDFPGVALPREEAVWASLSPDPNLLLGMPFETTFRHETDLHERRRRALGGNLSLSYSRPLRMERGRGAYLYDARGREYLDCVNNPAHVGHEHPAVVEAGRRQMAVLNTNTRYLHPLVVEYAERLTAELPEPLSVCWMVNSGSEANELALRMARAATGKRGVVTLEGGYHGNTTTLIELSHYKSPRTVGRDPAGPVRAAPLPDTYRGLYRSDDSARLYAQGVAAAIRELEASSHGASAFLVESVISCGGQIVLPDGYLDLAFRAARETGALCIADEVQVGFGRVGSHTWGFEAAGAVPDIVTLGKPMGNGHPIGAVVTTPAIAERFAGEMEYFSTFGGNPVSAAIGLAVLDVMEAEDLQHHAWEVGEHLKAGLRELASRHEGIGDVRGLGLFLGIEFVLTAEGREPDRAGARTVVEHVRRRGVLLSTDGPDDNVIKIKPPLVFSRADADRVVEEVDRVLEWRRVPQPGPLPPARFGRVP; this comes from the coding sequence ATGTCTTCGGGGGAAGCCCGCGCCCGGGTCGATCCTGCGCGCCTGAAGGAGCTCCTCGCCGGCGAGTACGGACTGGAGGGCCGCCTGGAAGACCTTCCCGGAGATCGCGACCGCAACTACCTGCTCTCCACCTCGGAAGAGCGCTTCGTGGTCAAGGTGAGCTCTCCGCTCGACCCGTTGCCGATACTCGAATTCGAGGCCGGCATGATCCGGTTGCTGAGCGAACAGACGGAGGGGTTGGTTCCCGGGATAACGCCGGCAGCGGTCGGGGAGCTGCTCGTCCCGTGGGAAGATGGCGAAACCTTCGTGCGCGTGGTCAGGCACCGGGAAGGCGTGATTCTCGCCAAGGTTGCGCCCAGGCCGCGGGAGCTTCTAGCCGACGTAGGCCGTCGGGTGGCCCAGCTTGTCAGCGCCCTGGGAGCGGTGCCCGACCATCCGCCGGCTCGTTTCGACTTCGACTGGGCGCTCGGGAACGCGGGCCTGGTGATGGACCGCGCCCTTCCCCTTCTGGCCGGAGAGAAGCGGGCGCTGCTGGATCGGGTCCGCGACGCCTTCGACCGTATGGCGCCGCGCTTCCTCTCGCTCGGCTCCCAGATGATCCACGGGGACCTGAACGACCACAACATCCTCGTCTCGCAAGGCCGGGCGGGTCTCGCCGTCTCCGGCATCATCGACCTGGGCGACGCGCACTCGGCTCCCAGGGTCTTCGACCTCGGAATCGCGGTCGCCTACTCCATCTTCGACACCGACGATCCGCTCGCCGCCGCTGTGGCGCTCGTCGAAGGATTCCATCGCGAACAGCCTCTGCTCGAGGCGGAGCTGGACGTCGTGATGGCGCTCGCCCGTGCCCGGCTGGGTCAGAGCGTGGCGATGGCCAAGCTGCGGCGCGAAAAGGGCGAGGTGGACGAGTACCATCTCGTCTCGGAGAGCTCGGCGTGGAAGATGATCGCCTATCTGGACAAGGTGGAGGACGTGGTGGCCACCGGTATGCTGCGCGCGGCGTGCGGACTGGAGCCGGTTCCGGCCGGCGCACCGTTGCGAAGCTGGCTGAAAAGGAAGGCGCCGAGGCCCGTGGTCGGCATCGGGGACTGGAGCGAGGTGGGCGTCCTGGACCTGAGCGTCGGTTCCTGGTTGGTGGATAGTCGGGAGACCGACGACGCCCGGGCGTTCTCGCACAAACTGGAGCGGCGCCTCCGGGAGAAAGGTTGGAAGTACGCCATCGGAAGATACCTGGAGCCGCGTGCCTTCTACGCGACCGAGGCGTTCAGAGGGAGAGAAGGCGATCCCCGCGAACGACGTACCGTCCACCTCGGGCTGGACATCTTCGCACCTGCCGGCACGTCGATCCACGCGCCCCTCGACTCAACGGTGGCCTGCATCCGCGACAACTCCGCACGCCTCGACTACGGACCCACCGTCGTGCTCGAACACGAGGGCCCGCACGGGCCGTTCTGGACCCTCTACGGACACCTCGACGCCGCAGCTCTCCACCTCGAACCGGGAGCCGTACTGCGCACCGGCGACGAGTTCGCGGCCTTGGGAGCCCCTCCGGAGAACGGCGACTGGCCGCCTCATCTGCACATGCAGGTCATTGCCGACCGGCTAGGCTGCGAGGGTGACTTCCCCGGTGTGGCGCTGCCCCGGGAGGAGGCGGTGTGGGCATCGCTTTCGCCCGACCCGAACCTGCTCTTGGGGATGCCGTTCGAGACGACGTTCCGCCACGAGACCGACCTGCACGAACGCCGACGACGGGCGCTCGGCGGCAACCTCAGCCTCTCCTATTCCCGTCCTCTCCGCATGGAGCGGGGCAGGGGAGCCTACCTCTACGACGCTCGCGGGCGGGAGTACCTGGACTGCGTGAACAATCCGGCGCACGTGGGCCACGAACACCCTGCGGTCGTGGAGGCCGGACGGCGACAGATGGCCGTGCTCAACACCAACACGCGCTACCTGCATCCGCTCGTGGTGGAGTATGCCGAACGGCTGACTGCCGAGCTGCCGGAGCCGCTCTCGGTGTGCTGGATGGTCAACTCGGGGAGCGAAGCCAACGAGCTCGCGCTCCGAATGGCCCGAGCCGCGACCGGGAAGCGGGGCGTGGTGACCTTGGAGGGCGGCTATCACGGCAACACGACTACGCTGATCGAGCTCTCGCACTACAAGAGTCCCCGGACCGTGGGGCGCGACCCCGCCGGCCCGGTGCGCGCCGCGCCGCTGCCCGACACCTACCGGGGTCTTTACAGATCCGACGACTCCGCCCGACTCTACGCCCAGGGGGTGGCGGCGGCAATCCGGGAGCTCGAGGCGAGCAGCCACGGCGCTTCGGCCTTTCTGGTCGAAAGCGTTATATCGTGCGGCGGACAGATAGTCCTGCCCGACGGCTATCTCGACCTGGCCTTCCGAGCCGCTCGCGAGACGGGCGCGCTCTGCATCGCGGACGAAGTTCAAGTGGGTTTCGGGCGCGTGGGCAGCCACACCTGGGGGTTCGAGGCCGCAGGTGCCGTCCCGGACATCGTCACGCTCGGCAAGCCCATGGGCAACGGTCACCCCATCGGCGCGGTGGTGACCACGCCGGCGATCGCCGAGCGCTTCGCGGGCGAAATGGAATACTTCAGCACCTTCGGCGGCAACCCGGTATCGGCGGCGATCGGCTTGGCGGTGCTGGACGTGATGGAGGCCGAAGACCTTCAGCACCATGCATGGGAGGTGGGCGAGCATCTCAAGGCGGGGCTCCGCGAGCTCGCTTCCCGACACGAAGGCATCGGCGACGTGCGCGGTCTCGGACTCTTCCTCGGGATCGAGTTCGTGCTTACGGCGGAAGGTCGAGAGCCCGACAGAGCCGGCGCCCGCACCGTGGTCGAGCACGTGCGGCGTCGCGGTGTCCTGCTCAGCACCGACGGCCCCGACGACAACGTCATCAAGATCAAGCCGCCGCTGGTGTTCTCGCGGGCGGATGCGGATCGGGTGGTGGAGGAGGTCGATCGAGTGTTGGAGTGGAGACGAGTTCCCCAGCCGGGACCGCTCCCGCCGGCCCGGTTTGGACGAGTGCCATGA
- a CDS encoding TonB-dependent receptor: MTHLRPGGVRHVVSAIALLALAAFPLAATAQTGSITGTVTDAGNGQPLSNAQVQAVGTTVGTTSNEAGVFGFDIAAGTHSVSVVLLGYQTVRVDGVSVEAGAATEITVELATRALSLNPIVVTVNRGREERTVASPAHVTVVSAEDVEESAGLASSDYVRGLPGVDVADMGIATSSVVSRGFNGVFSGSLLVLTDHRYARIPSLRLNQYSLIPTSSLDIERVEMLLGPAAALYGPNAGHGVMHLITSSPIDDPGTKVSLSGGERNVVQGEMRHSIRIGEKAGIKISGRYLTGNDFEYIDPAEVAASQIPGANPLTGQRDFQIENYTGELRLDLRPWENPDDEIVFTAGYANFSGINLTGLGSAQGKKWTYRTGHVRLSKGGLFAQGFYNLSGAGGTYLLRTGTPLVDNSNAVGAQLQYGFDLGSRLSFITGTDYAYTTPKTGGTIHGQFEDSDNTTEYGAYLHGQLELSDALKLVAVARTDSHEHLEDMIFTPRAAMVFEPADGQSFRLSYGSGFETPVSTRFFLDLAAGRVPLGGGLGYTVRTRGVNGGGYTWNNTCAGGVDNYCMYSPFAPGQLPANGAVLWDAVLLPLALTDPTLQAVIAQLGMTPEIFAQIVGNPQPGDIRSTLLRLNTENPEVPFFPDPGITAVEPLKPSVTTTYELGYNGIIGDRALLSVSAYRSSRDRTSGSLSTVTPNVFLDGASVAEFLVGRLVAAGLPASVAAQVAQGLATTAAMVPLGTVAPDQLASPDILVTYPTFGSGVEGGLQWYGFDLGLEVIANDKVTFTGSYSHVSDDCFDINNDGECPDLVADVSLNAPKNKFSMGLRFNDKVSGWYANTRFRYADGFYMDSGLYRGAIDSFGVMDLGLGVRVPGHKGLLIGADVSNALNNLHREFIGAPEIGRVARLKLQYEF, translated from the coding sequence ATGACTCATCTCAGGCCCGGCGGCGTCCGACACGTTGTCAGCGCCATCGCCCTTCTCGCCCTCGCCGCGTTTCCCCTTGCGGCGACGGCCCAGACCGGCTCGATCACCGGGACCGTTACCGACGCCGGAAACGGCCAGCCTCTGTCCAACGCCCAGGTCCAGGCGGTCGGGACGACCGTCGGCACGACCTCGAACGAGGCGGGAGTCTTCGGCTTCGATATCGCTGCGGGCACCCATTCGGTATCGGTCGTGCTGCTCGGCTATCAGACCGTTCGGGTGGACGGCGTCTCGGTCGAGGCGGGCGCCGCCACGGAAATCACGGTGGAGCTGGCCACGCGCGCCCTCTCCCTCAACCCGATCGTGGTCACCGTGAACCGGGGTCGCGAGGAGCGCACCGTCGCGTCTCCGGCCCATGTGACCGTGGTTAGCGCCGAGGACGTGGAGGAGTCGGCCGGGCTCGCCAGCTCGGATTACGTGAGGGGGCTTCCCGGGGTCGACGTGGCCGACATGGGTATCGCCACCTCCAGCGTGGTCTCGCGCGGCTTCAACGGAGTCTTCAGCGGGTCCCTGCTCGTGCTCACCGACCATCGGTACGCGCGCATTCCCTCGCTCCGCCTGAACCAGTACTCGCTGATTCCCACCTCCTCGCTCGACATCGAGCGGGTCGAGATGCTGCTGGGTCCGGCCGCGGCGCTTTACGGCCCCAACGCGGGGCACGGGGTCATGCACCTCATCACCTCGTCTCCGATCGACGACCCGGGAACCAAGGTCAGCCTCTCGGGGGGCGAGCGAAACGTCGTGCAGGGAGAGATGAGGCACTCCATCAGGATCGGCGAGAAGGCCGGAATCAAGATCTCGGGGCGGTACCTGACCGGCAACGACTTCGAATACATCGACCCCGCCGAGGTGGCGGCGTCGCAGATACCCGGAGCCAATCCGCTCACCGGTCAGCGTGATTTCCAGATTGAAAACTACACCGGCGAGCTGCGGTTGGACCTCAGGCCGTGGGAGAATCCGGACGACGAGATCGTCTTTACCGCAGGCTACGCGAACTTCAGCGGCATCAACCTGACCGGCCTGGGTTCGGCGCAAGGCAAGAAATGGACCTACCGCACCGGCCACGTCCGCCTCTCGAAGGGCGGCCTCTTCGCCCAGGGATTTTACAACCTTTCGGGAGCGGGCGGCACCTACCTTCTGCGGACCGGCACCCCTCTGGTGGACAACTCGAACGCCGTGGGTGCCCAACTGCAGTACGGTTTCGACCTCGGCTCCCGGCTGAGCTTCATCACCGGCACCGACTACGCTTACACCACGCCCAAGACCGGCGGCACGATCCACGGCCAATTCGAGGACAGCGACAACACCACCGAGTACGGCGCCTATCTTCACGGCCAGTTGGAACTCAGCGACGCTCTCAAACTGGTGGCGGTGGCGCGCACGGATTCGCACGAGCACTTGGAAGACATGATCTTCACGCCTCGCGCGGCGATGGTTTTCGAGCCTGCGGACGGTCAGTCGTTCCGTTTAAGCTACGGAAGCGGATTCGAGACTCCCGTCAGCACCCGCTTCTTTCTCGATCTGGCGGCGGGCCGGGTGCCCCTTGGAGGCGGGCTGGGCTACACGGTGCGGACCCGGGGCGTCAACGGAGGCGGATACACCTGGAACAACACCTGCGCGGGCGGAGTCGACAATTACTGCATGTACTCTCCCTTCGCGCCCGGCCAGCTCCCCGCGAACGGGGCCGTTCTCTGGGACGCGGTGCTGTTGCCGCTGGCTCTGACCGACCCGACGCTCCAGGCGGTTATCGCGCAACTGGGGATGACCCCCGAGATTTTCGCCCAGATCGTCGGCAACCCGCAGCCCGGCGACATCCGATCCACCCTCCTGCGACTCAATACCGAGAACCCCGAAGTACCCTTCTTCCCCGACCCCGGCATTACCGCCGTCGAACCTCTGAAGCCGAGTGTGACCACGACCTACGAGCTAGGATACAACGGCATCATCGGCGACCGGGCACTCCTCTCCGTGTCCGCATATCGCTCCTCCCGGGATCGCACCTCAGGCTCGCTGTCCACGGTCACCCCCAACGTCTTCCTCGACGGCGCTTCGGTAGCGGAGTTCCTGGTAGGCCGTCTGGTGGCCGCCGGACTGCCGGCGTCCGTTGCGGCTCAGGTCGCCCAGGGACTTGCGACCACGGCGGCGATGGTGCCGCTCGGGACCGTGGCTCCGGATCAGCTCGCTTCCCCGGACATTCTGGTAACCTACCCGACCTTCGGATCGGGTGTCGAAGGCGGTCTCCAGTGGTACGGCTTCGATCTCGGACTCGAGGTGATCGCGAACGACAAGGTGACCTTCACCGGTTCGTATTCGCACGTCAGCGACGACTGCTTCGATATAAACAACGACGGCGAGTGCCCGGATCTTGTGGCCGACGTCTCCCTGAACGCGCCCAAGAACAAGTTTTCGATGGGTCTGCGCTTCAACGACAAGGTGAGCGGCTGGTATGCGAACACGCGCTTCCGGTACGCCGACGGATTCTACATGGACTCAGGTCTGTACCGCGGGGCCATCGACTCCTTCGGCGTCATGGATCTCGGACTCGGGGTGAGAGTCCCCGGTCACAAGGGACTCCTGATCGGTGCGGACGTGAGCAATGCGCTCAACAACCTCCACCGCGAGTTTATCGGAGCTCCGGAGATCGGCCGCGTCGCCCGGCTCAAGCTGCAGTACGAGTTCTAG
- a CDS encoding S9 family peptidase: MTGRNTHFRTLGSLAATALALLAFSGAARGAQETVGTQVAQGTRNVRAAQETANPLTFMDVQEMRRAGSWTPSPDGSLMLYVLTTPDWQEASSQSDIHMVELAAGASPSRRLTYTTGSDERSPAWAPDGSYFVFLSDRDPDASGSQLYAMRHDGGEAVRITDVPDGVSDYAFAPDGQVLVYSSGSPRRQLFRMGPVPPGDAAEADEPVQLTDGEAGIEEWEFSPDGATIYFTRPADFDEDDHERREKGFTVDVRNQETPLLELWAVTAATAAERRLAGNAEYSVDGFTISPDGAWIGFNGGSPERYERNITGARLYADLYLMDVEGGEVERLTDNYEVSESGLSFSPDASMIAFSAPDDMERYSMTENRVYVRATADRGGEFRKLGSGFDQSSNIGFWSEDGSTIYFTAGVTVTNQVHALDVESGEVTQMTHERAALSVSRDEDTGVFLVNYSDPTTPPTVFTIPDVHAVTDRESWVRLVDVNPQLADKELGREIEYEWTSTDGKRVGGVLVYPVGYEEGTRYPLIVAIHGGPASADLLRFNGGYSAQVYAGAGYAVLRPNYRGSRNYGNAHRTDIVGDYFTLGYDDIMTGVDALIEDGIVDDDRLGALGWSAGGHWSNWILTHTDRFKAISSGAGTMNWISMYAQSDLQRNRRFYVGDGFLYEDFDTYFDQSPLKYVANAKTPTMVHVVEGDPRVPSAQSLELHMALKKLGVPTELFMYPGRSHGIPDPRNRLVKAVSEMAWMDHYVRGIGEKFDWRQVLKTLEKGPAT, from the coding sequence ATGACCGGGAGAAACACCCATTTCCGCACCCTCGGCTCTCTGGCCGCCACCGCGCTTGCCCTCCTCGCCTTCTCCGGTGCAGCCCGAGGAGCGCAGGAAACCGTAGGAACCCAGGTCGCGCAGGGAACGCGGAATGTCCGGGCTGCGCAGGAAACCGCCAACCCGCTCACCTTCATGGACGTCCAGGAGATGCGGCGGGCAGGATCCTGGACTCCCAGCCCCGACGGCTCGTTGATGCTCTACGTGCTCACCACCCCGGACTGGCAGGAAGCTTCGTCCCAATCGGACATCCATATGGTGGAGCTCGCGGCCGGCGCGTCTCCGTCGCGTCGTCTCACCTACACCACCGGGAGCGATGAGCGCAGCCCCGCTTGGGCGCCCGACGGTTCGTACTTCGTTTTCCTGTCCGACCGCGACCCTGACGCCTCCGGATCGCAGCTCTACGCCATGCGCCACGACGGAGGCGAGGCGGTGCGCATCACCGACGTACCGGACGGAGTTTCCGACTACGCCTTTGCCCCCGACGGCCAGGTGCTCGTCTACAGCTCGGGCTCCCCGCGCAGACAGCTCTTCCGCATGGGTCCCGTCCCTCCCGGAGATGCCGCCGAAGCCGATGAGCCGGTCCAGCTCACGGACGGAGAGGCCGGGATCGAAGAGTGGGAGTTCTCGCCCGACGGCGCGACCATCTACTTCACCCGTCCCGCCGACTTCGACGAGGACGATCACGAGCGCCGCGAAAAGGGCTTCACGGTGGACGTGCGCAATCAGGAGACGCCGCTCTTGGAGCTCTGGGCCGTGACCGCGGCCACCGCGGCCGAGCGCAGGCTGGCCGGAAACGCCGAATACAGCGTCGACGGCTTCACGATCTCGCCCGACGGGGCCTGGATCGGCTTCAACGGCGGCTCTCCCGAGCGCTACGAACGCAACATCACCGGCGCAAGGCTTTACGCCGACCTGTACCTCATGGATGTCGAGGGCGGAGAGGTGGAGCGACTGACCGACAACTACGAGGTCTCGGAGAGCGGGTTGTCGTTCTCTCCCGACGCCTCCATGATCGCCTTTTCGGCGCCGGACGACATGGAACGATATTCGATGACCGAAAACCGGGTGTACGTGCGTGCGACCGCCGACCGCGGCGGGGAGTTCCGCAAGCTCGGCTCGGGTTTCGACCAGAGTTCGAACATCGGGTTCTGGTCCGAAGACGGCTCCACCATCTACTTCACCGCCGGCGTCACCGTCACCAACCAGGTGCACGCTCTCGACGTGGAAAGCGGAGAGGTCACTCAAATGACCCACGAACGGGCCGCGCTCTCGGTGTCGCGGGACGAGGACACCGGCGTGTTCCTGGTCAACTATTCCGACCCCACGACGCCACCCACGGTCTTCACGATACCGGACGTGCACGCCGTCACCGACCGCGAAAGCTGGGTCAGGCTCGTGGACGTCAACCCGCAGTTGGCCGACAAGGAGCTGGGGCGGGAGATCGAATACGAATGGACCTCGACCGACGGGAAGCGCGTCGGGGGCGTGCTCGTCTATCCGGTGGGATACGAGGAGGGGACTCGCTACCCGCTGATCGTCGCCATCCACGGCGGCCCCGCTTCCGCCGACCTGCTTCGCTTCAACGGAGGCTACTCGGCGCAGGTCTACGCCGGAGCCGGCTACGCCGTGCTACGTCCGAACTACCGAGGGTCGCGCAACTACGGCAACGCCCACCGTACCGACATCGTGGGCGACTACTTCACCTTGGGCTACGACGACATCATGACGGGAGTGGACGCCCTCATCGAAGACGGCATCGTCGACGACGACAGGCTGGGAGCCCTGGGGTGGAGCGCGGGCGGCCACTGGTCGAACTGGATTCTGACCCACACCGACCGCTTCAAGGCGATCAGCTCGGGTGCGGGGACGATGAACTGGATCAGCATGTACGCTCAGAGCGACCTCCAGCGCAACCGGCGTTTCTACGTCGGCGACGGCTTCCTCTACGAGGATTTCGACACCTACTTCGACCAGTCGCCCCTCAAGTACGTCGCGAACGCGAAGACGCCCACCATGGTCCACGTGGTCGAGGGCGATCCCCGCGTGCCGAGCGCCCAGTCGCTGGAGCTGCACATGGCGCTCAAGAAGTTGGGCGTTCCGACCGAACTCTTCATGTACCCGGGCCGGAGCCACGGCATCCCGGATCCCCGCAATCGCTTGGTGAAGGCGGTCAGCGAGATGGCGTGGATGGACCACTACGTACGCGGGATCGGCGAGAAGTTCGACTGGCGCCAGGTTCTGAAGACGCTGGAGAAGGGGCCGGCGACGTAG